From Fusarium oxysporum f. sp. lycopersici 4287 chromosome 10, whole genome shotgun sequence, the proteins below share one genomic window:
- a CDS encoding DNA-directed RNA polymerase I, II, and III subunit RPABC4, with translation MPREEYQVPTANAGQRGGTRDDHQVRHVMSYICGDCGGSVTLGKDATVACPHCAGRVLYKERTKRMVQFEAR, from the exons ATGCCCCGTGAAGAGTACCAAGTCCCCACCGCCAACGCCGGCCAGCGCGGCGGCACCCGCGACGACCACCAAGTCCGTCACGTCATGTCCTATATCTGCGGCGACTGCGGCGGCAGCGTCACCCTCGGAAAGGATGCCACCGTCGCGTGCCCTCACTGTGCAGGCCGTGTTCTCTACAAGGAGCGCACCAAGCG AATGGTTCAGTTCGAGGCCCGATAG